In Lachnospiraceae bacterium, the DNA window GTCTCTGGGCTGCAGCCGTAAGGCTTCCTTCCTGACATACGTAATAAAATACTTTATAGTATTCCAGATTGATATTCATATGATCCCTCATGCACGAAAGGGACTGAATGCTTTCGCTCCAGCCCCTTATCCATTTCATTTAATTCACACTTAAAAACTTTATTTACTATTATTAGCTCATTATAAATGACATGAAACGGGTTAGCATTCTTTATTTTGAAAATATCGCATCATTTCTTGAAAGAAGGTACACACAATACTGATTCATACTGATTCCTTCTCTTTGAGAATGCTCTGCTAATGATCTATGCAAACTTCGTGGAATTCTCAATTTAAACTGCCCTGAATAACCTTCCAGACTATCTGGCTCATGAATCTCTACCCCTTCTTCTAACGCAGCTTCAATCCATGCTTTCTTCGCATCCAGTGCATTTATTATCGCACTTTCTACAGTTTCTCCGCAAGTAATGCAACCAGGCAAGTCTGGATACGAAACCACAAAACCACCTTCCTCTTTATCCTCTATAATTTCCATACGATAGGACATTTCCATATAATCATTCAGCGTCTTCATCATTCTTCGCCTCACTTTCTACAATCTGCCTTACCATTTCTACATATACTTTTTTTATTGGCTCATGCTTTGGTATTGTAATTGGCATACAGCCTGGCTTTCTAAATGTATAATGACTACTTCCACCTCTCGGTGCATTCTTTCCATTACTTTTCGTAACTCATCAAACCGAAGGTCTTTTGACAAGTTACATATACGCGCTATCAATTTATCCCATTTTGACATTCTTTTGTTCCTTTTACTTATATTATACATGGTATCATATGTGGTGTCAATTTTTTATTATCTCTTATTTACAGATATCGGCTTA includes these proteins:
- a CDS encoding type II toxin-antitoxin system HicB family antitoxin — translated: MKTLNDYMEMSYRMEIIEDKEEGGFVVSYPDLPGCITCGETVESAIINALDAKKAWIEAALEEGVEIHEPDSLEGYSGQFKLRIPRSLHRSLAEHSQREGISMNQYCVYLLSRNDAIFSK